A genomic stretch from Telmatocola sphagniphila includes:
- a CDS encoding c-type cytochrome produces the protein MRKIARCAAILGLLVGLGSFSPFNAQEPKASQKKTAQKKSTGPKRSATEAEFLKTLPDFKVELIHTSDSASEGSWINMCKDGAGRLIVSGQRSQPMLRFTIMDGKVSKVEKLDIPLSEAMGLLWAFDSLYVNASGPEGFGLYRCNEAGDSGKFSVKFLKRFEGDGEHGPHALVLGPDKMIYVVNGNHTKLPKGLSEDSPHRNYKEDHLLPRQWDGNGHAAGIVAPGGYIVRTDADGQKIQLMLAGFRNTYDMAFNGDGELFAFDSDMEWDWGMPWYRPIRILHCISGAEFGWRSGTGKWPSYYPDSLPAAVDVGVGSPTGVTNGTGAKFPAKYQKALYMLDWTYGRLLAVHLTPKGSSYTATFENFVAPISLTDPNAPKKPLPLTDAVVGNDGALYFTIGGRNNQSGLYRVTYTGKESTAPADLKNTAGEAERKLRHEIEAFQGKVDPKAVSFVWPHLSSPDRFLQYSARIALEAQPVAEWKDKALTEKNPAAALTALLALARVGDAKLQPELLKALEAFPISSLSPVLQLDKLRVWDLAFIRQGRPAFTIAKKIIAEVDPLFPTASRDLNRETAQLLIYLQAPGIATKVLKEMAHATYQEDVLFFLFHLRTLLPGNWTMDQRKEYFSYFKKDWKSLKHDPMMDKWFADAGRGYSEGASFPNFLKNFLREAVSNLLDSERKELEPLLKTLNVTAVATYNYKPRTTVVKAYTMSDIMPKLDKVDRGRNFEKGKEAFVVGQCVKCHRLGDEGGAVGPDLTSVASRFDRRAILESIIEPSKVLSEQYMNERIVTVGGKTVVGRIVDDTPEKIAVQPDPLSIDRVEIKKNEIEIREVSKVSPMPEHLVDMLTEEEILDLLAYLESSANKRSRLFQK, from the coding sequence ATGCGGAAGATAGCTAGGTGCGCAGCGATACTGGGCCTTTTGGTTGGCCTCGGCTCGTTCTCCCCGTTCAATGCTCAGGAACCGAAGGCGTCCCAAAAGAAGACAGCTCAAAAGAAGTCGACAGGGCCAAAACGCTCCGCTACCGAAGCGGAGTTTCTCAAGACGCTTCCCGATTTCAAAGTCGAATTGATCCACACGTCCGATTCGGCAAGCGAGGGTTCCTGGATCAACATGTGCAAGGATGGGGCCGGTCGTTTGATCGTTTCCGGTCAGCGGTCCCAGCCGATGCTGCGTTTCACCATCATGGATGGCAAAGTTTCCAAGGTCGAAAAGTTGGATATCCCTTTGAGCGAAGCGATGGGTTTACTCTGGGCGTTCGACAGCCTGTATGTAAATGCCAGTGGCCCCGAAGGTTTCGGGCTCTATCGCTGCAATGAAGCAGGTGACAGCGGCAAGTTTAGCGTTAAGTTTCTGAAACGGTTTGAAGGGGACGGTGAACATGGCCCGCACGCTTTAGTCCTGGGGCCGGACAAGATGATTTATGTGGTGAACGGCAATCATACCAAATTACCCAAGGGGCTCTCCGAGGATTCGCCGCACCGCAATTATAAAGAAGATCACCTGCTACCCCGACAATGGGATGGCAATGGCCACGCCGCGGGTATTGTAGCCCCGGGCGGTTATATCGTTCGAACCGATGCAGATGGTCAGAAAATTCAGTTGATGCTAGCGGGGTTTCGCAACACTTATGACATGGCGTTTAATGGTGATGGCGAATTATTCGCTTTCGATAGCGATATGGAATGGGACTGGGGCATGCCCTGGTATCGGCCGATTCGCATCCTTCACTGCATTAGCGGTGCGGAATTCGGCTGGCGTTCCGGCACCGGAAAATGGCCCTCCTACTATCCGGATAGCCTGCCTGCGGCAGTAGATGTCGGTGTCGGCTCTCCCACCGGTGTGACCAACGGCACCGGGGCCAAATTCCCAGCGAAATATCAAAAAGCACTCTACATGCTCGATTGGACCTACGGGCGACTTTTGGCTGTGCATTTGACCCCCAAAGGATCCAGCTACACGGCCACCTTCGAAAACTTTGTGGCTCCCATCAGCCTCACCGATCCGAATGCACCCAAAAAGCCGTTGCCCTTAACGGACGCGGTAGTGGGCAATGATGGCGCTCTTTATTTCACAATTGGCGGTCGAAACAATCAATCCGGTCTTTATCGTGTCACGTATACTGGCAAGGAATCGACTGCTCCGGCCGATTTGAAGAATACCGCTGGCGAAGCAGAGAGAAAACTTCGGCATGAAATCGAAGCTTTTCAGGGTAAAGTCGATCCCAAAGCTGTATCGTTTGTCTGGCCGCACCTGAGCAGCCCTGATCGATTTTTGCAGTATTCCGCCCGCATCGCTCTGGAAGCTCAGCCAGTGGCCGAATGGAAGGACAAGGCGCTGACCGAGAAAAATCCGGCCGCCGCACTGACCGCTTTGTTGGCTCTGGCTCGTGTCGGTGATGCCAAGCTTCAACCGGAATTGCTCAAGGCCCTGGAAGCTTTTCCGATCTCCTCATTATCGCCGGTGCTGCAACTGGACAAACTGCGGGTGTGGGATCTTGCCTTCATTCGACAGGGACGGCCTGCTTTCACTATAGCGAAGAAGATTATCGCGGAAGTCGATCCGCTCTTCCCGACGGCGAGCCGGGATTTGAACCGGGAAACCGCTCAACTCTTGATTTATCTGCAAGCTCCCGGAATTGCGACGAAAGTACTCAAAGAGATGGCTCACGCCACCTACCAGGAAGATGTTTTGTTCTTCCTGTTCCATCTGCGGACCTTGTTGCCCGGCAACTGGACCATGGATCAACGCAAGGAATACTTCAGCTATTTCAAAAAGGATTGGAAGTCACTCAAGCACGATCCCATGATGGACAAATGGTTCGCCGATGCTGGGCGCGGGTATTCGGAGGGAGCCAGCTTCCCCAACTTCCTGAAGAACTTCCTTCGCGAGGCAGTTTCGAATCTACTCGATTCTGAACGAAAAGAACTGGAACCGCTGCTCAAGACTCTGAACGTCACGGCCGTCGCAACTTATAACTACAAGCCTCGTACTACAGTGGTCAAAGCTTACACCATGTCGGATATCATGCCCAAACTCGATAAGGTGGATCGCGGCCGCAATTTCGAAAAAGGCAAAGAAGCCTTTGTTGTGGGCCAGTGCGTGAAATGTCATCGCCTGGGCGATGAAGGCGGTGCGGTCGGCCCCGATTTGACTTCGGTCGCCAGCCGGTTCGATCGCCGCGCTATTCTGGAATCGATTATTGAGCCTTCCAAGGTGCTGTCGGAACAGTATATGAACGAGCGAATTGTTACCGTTGGCGGCAAGACGGTAGTGGGCCGAATTGTCGATGACACACCGGAAAAGATTGCCGTGCAACCCGATCCGCTGTCGATTGATCGTGTCGAGATCAAGAAAAATGAAATTGAAATTCGAGAAGTTTCGAAAGTATCACCTATGCCCGAGCATCTGGTCGATATGCTGACGGAAGAAGAGATTCTCGACCTGTTGGCCTATCTTGAATCGTCGGCTAACAAGCGATCGCGTTTGTTCCAAAAGTAG
- a CDS encoding HEAT repeat domain-containing protein, translated as MKSFSVPLLWVSLCLTYWGTSTPSVWAVDPAELPKCPPGWKVELVAAVPKIQHPSVVCCAPDGRVFVGEDPMDMGSDSRTPTDRILCFHPDGKVTVFADNLYAVFGMAYIDGKLFVHHCPKFSVFTDDHGVGKDRQDLIECTNPNPAPGFNDHIPSNMRLAMDGYLYVSTGDKGVFGAVGKDGRKCEIYGGGVFRIRPDGTGLETYCTGTRNHLDVAINREDEIFTYDNTDDGNGWWTRVTHMVDGGFYGYPWDYKPRRPYTLWMMTDYGGGAPTGATAYNEDALPEVYQGNLFLCEWGRKQLLRLIVQREGGSYKIVKREDFLTSGTKEFRPVGICTTPDGMGFYVTDWNFSGWKQNVPAGRLLKVTYTGASKATEKPKWFVPAAIGEKFEASNEDLIAGLKHPSQEVRLVAQRRLIERGPEVSKPLLTLLSDNSSPAYARWSAIWALDAISGDSPATRKDIAVYLGDSDPSVRRQVLRELGSRSANEATSKIISCLEDADASVRFQAATALGRIGNSAAITPLLQYLKTEDLFSRYAAFTALNRIGHTDPKYWDKIVVGLSDPNPRIQEGTTFAIRETFENGLVYALKELIAEPGTNPSVRVQALHSLAELHRKPAPWKGQWWGTQPVRSPKPHGTLDWVGTKTVLNTLAASLKDGDPQVVHAAIEGVIVAQDEQFVPGLVELFQKDSSTETRKLVLRAAAVISKPAPFTDLVTKVLEDPVANKSLLDEAIRVGDRIGSPGIQTALVKLVSQDLPPETLSKLLRAVGNRGLKDAIPAVANRVSNDNANVRESAVFALTKMGDAASLHALTPLLSSPNLETRKVAVNAIGSLKSPAATEGLLGAFDRAETRYEALLGLSKLTDSRALPAYLVGLASKNATLRADCRKALSDVRNLVYPEIEKRLDAGAISPEVVGELQSIYAAKSPIKWKLLGPFAVDSEIPFDLQKPDLRKEYSGREARKFRWKSIPTQDRDPANLDWRREVRIDGPSKAFGQSEVYSPVAGEITLEGSFSGAELRLWLNGEQIFKSEKAGRISLNAKTQAGENMLIAEALTTGGSWTLRLAANTPKSGKLFAASAAKPIDIKKFSEHALKKSGSAERGKLLFSDIQGLGCIKCHKVGNLGTGEVGPDLLGVGAKYNREILIESVLYPSKQILDGYQQTRIATSSGQVKLGIVRGETGDAITLIDVDGKKESIKKVDIEERKVLDKSLMPDGLQAGLSLQDFSDLIAFLESLKEKPPEKK; from the coding sequence ATGAAGTCGTTCTCAGTTCCACTCTTGTGGGTTAGCCTTTGTTTGACTTATTGGGGAACTTCAACCCCTTCCGTTTGGGCGGTCGACCCGGCGGAACTTCCCAAATGTCCGCCCGGTTGGAAAGTGGAGCTGGTAGCCGCGGTACCGAAGATTCAACACCCGTCGGTAGTCTGTTGTGCCCCGGATGGGCGTGTCTTTGTGGGTGAGGACCCCATGGATATGGGCAGCGACTCTCGGACGCCGACAGATCGGATTCTCTGTTTTCACCCCGATGGCAAGGTAACGGTATTCGCTGACAACCTCTATGCCGTTTTCGGGATGGCCTACATCGACGGGAAACTTTTCGTTCATCATTGTCCGAAATTCTCAGTATTTACCGATGATCACGGTGTGGGCAAAGACCGTCAGGATCTGATCGAATGCACCAATCCCAATCCCGCCCCCGGCTTTAACGATCATATCCCTTCCAACATGCGACTGGCGATGGACGGCTATCTCTACGTCAGTACTGGTGATAAAGGGGTGTTTGGTGCCGTGGGGAAGGATGGCCGGAAATGCGAAATCTATGGCGGTGGCGTGTTCCGCATCCGCCCCGATGGCACCGGGCTCGAAACTTACTGTACGGGTACCCGCAATCACCTGGACGTCGCCATAAACCGCGAAGATGAAATCTTCACCTACGACAATACCGATGATGGCAATGGTTGGTGGACCCGCGTCACCCACATGGTAGATGGCGGATTCTACGGCTATCCCTGGGATTATAAACCCAGACGGCCCTACACACTTTGGATGATGACCGATTACGGCGGAGGAGCGCCCACCGGAGCTACTGCCTACAACGAAGATGCCTTGCCGGAAGTGTATCAGGGCAATCTGTTTCTCTGCGAATGGGGCCGAAAGCAACTGCTACGATTGATCGTTCAGCGGGAAGGCGGCAGCTACAAAATCGTCAAGCGAGAAGATTTTCTAACATCTGGGACGAAGGAGTTTCGTCCCGTAGGAATTTGTACGACGCCGGATGGGATGGGCTTCTACGTCACCGACTGGAATTTTTCAGGATGGAAGCAGAACGTTCCAGCCGGTCGGCTACTCAAGGTGACCTACACCGGGGCCAGCAAGGCGACTGAAAAACCCAAGTGGTTCGTGCCAGCCGCCATCGGTGAAAAATTTGAGGCTTCGAATGAAGATTTAATTGCCGGTCTCAAACACCCTTCTCAGGAAGTCCGGCTGGTTGCCCAACGACGGTTGATCGAAAGAGGCCCTGAAGTTTCCAAACCACTTTTGACACTCTTATCCGATAATTCGAGCCCGGCTTACGCCCGATGGAGTGCAATCTGGGCACTGGACGCGATCTCCGGAGACAGCCCGGCCACGAGGAAGGACATTGCAGTCTACCTCGGAGATTCCGATCCCTCCGTTCGAAGACAAGTCCTACGCGAATTGGGCTCTCGATCAGCAAATGAAGCCACCAGCAAGATCATTTCCTGTCTGGAAGATGCCGATGCTTCCGTGCGTTTTCAGGCCGCTACGGCACTCGGACGAATTGGTAATTCGGCCGCTATCACACCGCTTCTGCAGTACCTGAAGACAGAAGATTTATTCTCCCGATATGCGGCTTTCACCGCCTTGAACCGTATCGGACATACCGATCCGAAATATTGGGATAAGATCGTCGTCGGTTTAAGCGACCCTAATCCGCGCATTCAGGAAGGCACCACGTTTGCCATCCGCGAGACGTTTGAAAATGGTCTGGTTTATGCTTTAAAGGAATTGATCGCCGAGCCCGGAACCAATCCTAGCGTCCGAGTCCAGGCATTGCACTCTCTGGCAGAACTGCATCGGAAGCCGGCGCCCTGGAAGGGTCAGTGGTGGGGTACTCAGCCGGTTCGCAGCCCCAAGCCGCACGGCACTCTAGACTGGGTGGGAACCAAAACGGTCCTGAATACCTTGGCAGCGAGCTTAAAGGATGGGGATCCTCAGGTAGTTCACGCGGCTATCGAGGGAGTAATTGTCGCTCAGGACGAACAGTTTGTCCCTGGACTCGTGGAGCTCTTCCAGAAGGATTCCAGCACTGAGACGAGAAAACTCGTTCTGCGAGCAGCGGCCGTGATCTCGAAACCGGCACCGTTCACCGATCTCGTAACAAAAGTTCTTGAGGATCCGGTCGCGAATAAATCCCTGCTGGACGAGGCGATCAGAGTCGGCGACCGAATCGGCAGCCCGGGAATTCAAACGGCGCTTGTTAAACTCGTTTCTCAGGATCTTCCACCGGAGACACTTTCGAAATTGCTGCGAGCCGTCGGAAATCGAGGATTGAAAGACGCGATTCCCGCAGTCGCTAACCGCGTGAGCAACGACAACGCGAATGTCCGAGAATCGGCCGTTTTTGCACTGACGAAAATGGGAGATGCCGCTTCCCTTCATGCTTTGACCCCTCTGCTTTCTTCCCCCAACCTCGAAACCCGAAAAGTGGCCGTGAACGCCATTGGGTCTCTCAAAAGTCCTGCCGCTACAGAGGGTTTGTTGGGGGCATTTGACCGAGCCGAGACTCGCTACGAAGCTCTGCTCGGCTTATCGAAATTGACCGATTCCCGGGCACTTCCCGCCTATCTGGTCGGGTTAGCCAGCAAGAATGCCACGCTTCGGGCGGATTGCCGTAAGGCATTGAGCGATGTTCGAAATCTGGTCTATCCAGAAATCGAAAAACGATTGGATGCAGGAGCAATTTCTCCGGAAGTAGTCGGAGAATTGCAAAGCATCTACGCAGCGAAGTCTCCCATCAAGTGGAAATTGCTAGGCCCCTTCGCGGTCGACTCCGAAATTCCCTTCGATCTCCAGAAGCCCGATCTGAGGAAAGAATACTCTGGTCGGGAGGCCCGAAAGTTTCGATGGAAGTCAATTCCCACGCAAGATCGAGATCCCGCCAATTTGGACTGGCGAAGAGAAGTTCGTATCGATGGCCCCAGTAAAGCGTTTGGCCAAAGCGAAGTCTATTCTCCCGTCGCCGGAGAGATAACTCTCGAAGGAAGTTTCAGTGGTGCCGAATTGCGTTTGTGGCTGAATGGTGAACAAATTTTCAAATCGGAAAAAGCTGGTCGAATTTCGCTCAACGCTAAAACTCAGGCCGGGGAGAACATGCTCATCGCCGAAGCCCTCACCACGGGCGGTTCCTGGACTCTGCGATTGGCCGCCAACACTCCGAAATCAGGAAAACTGTTTGCGGCCAGCGCTGCCAAGCCGATCGATATCAAGAAGTTTAGCGAGCATGCTTTGAAGAAATCCGGCTCCGCCGAACGCGGTAAGCTGCTCTTCTCGGACATTCAGGGACTAGGATGCATCAAGTGTCACAAAGTCGGCAATCTTGGAACGGGAGAAGTCGGCCCCGACCTTCTCGGAGTAGGAGCCAAATACAACCGGGAAATTCTGATTGAATCGGTGCTCTACCCGTCCAAACAAATTTTGGATGGCTACCAACAAACCCGGATTGCAACTTCTTCGGGTCAGGTAAAACTGGGCATCGTTCGCGGTGAAACCGGTGATGCCATTACTCTGATTGATGTCGATGGGAAGAAAGAGTCCATTAAGAAAGTCGATATCGAAGAACGGAAAGTCCTAGATAAATCCTTGATGCCGGACGGTCTGCAGGCCGGGCTGTCGCTTCAAGATTTCAGCGACCTGATAGCCTTTTTGGAAAGCTTGAAAGAAAAGCCGCCCGAGAAAAAGTGA
- a CDS encoding DUF1553 domain-containing protein, whose protein sequence is MSLLNLTTACSIWILLYPSLGMASEQGIDFDSQIRPILKQHCISCHGPEKQKGGLRLDNPVDARRGGDSELPAVLPKNVEGSQLLVRVKSKEADTRMPPDGKALEEKQIALLRQWIANGALWPVSEEDKKKEELRRMDHWAWKSMQKPVLPPKSDWARNEIDRFIEAKLKTEKLNASKEADRRTLIRRLYFDLVGLPPKPEEIEAFLKDGDPRAYEKLVDKLLASPQYGERWARHWLDVVHFGETHGYDKDKPRPNAWPYRDYVIRSLNQDKPYGRFVQEQIAGDVLFPGTVDGIEALGFISAGPWDFIGHAELPEDKIDGKVARHLDRDDMVANTMSSFMSLTVHCAQCHNHKFDPILQEDYYRLQAVFAALDRADQAYDADPRVARQRSELQKREGELAQELKTWSNLLLQKIGKPLADLDARLIQATKANGKSLRPEYGYHSQLASEPSSVKWVQIDLRTVVTLDRVILYPCYDDFNGIGAGFGFPVRFRVELANEPEFKNKLLIADQTVSDFQNPGLKPVRLPAGNKAGRYLRITATKLALRQGDYNFALAEVEAVDALGKNLAAKAPVTALDSIEAPTRWAKANLTDGIYPPSSESAVDLRAEREKLIRDKAGQEILESGQLIEKKQAAIRIQIKALPPQQRAYIGCVYSGSGTFVGTGASGGLPRAIHILPRGDVTKPGKIVGAGAISAFSLSSSFDLPPQSNESDRRAALAKWLTDKENPLVWRSIANRVWQYHFGKGLVDSPNDFGRMGQTPTHPELLDYLAIQFRDNGQSIKELHRLIVNSATYRQSSESRPEFEKRDADNRYLWRQNRRKLEAEAIRDAILFVSGQLDFSMGGPSFQDFVIEKPEHSPHYEYQLYDPEDPKSHRRSVYRFVVRSKSQPFMAALDCADPALSVDKRNQTLSPQQALALLNNRLSLVMAKHFADRIEKQGDTFPKRIDAAYQMAFGRTPTETERVELTKYAEKYGLANTCRVILNLNEFIFVD, encoded by the coding sequence ATGTCTCTCCTGAATTTGACGACCGCTTGCTCGATATGGATTTTACTTTACCCCTCACTGGGCATGGCCTCGGAACAGGGTATCGACTTCGATTCTCAAATTCGGCCGATTCTGAAACAGCACTGCATCAGTTGTCACGGACCAGAGAAACAGAAGGGAGGACTGCGGCTGGACAACCCTGTCGATGCTCGCCGAGGCGGTGATTCCGAACTGCCCGCGGTTCTTCCTAAAAATGTCGAAGGAAGTCAGCTGCTGGTTCGCGTCAAATCGAAAGAGGCGGACACGCGGATGCCGCCCGACGGGAAAGCTCTGGAAGAGAAACAGATTGCGTTACTCCGACAGTGGATCGCTAATGGAGCTTTGTGGCCGGTGAGTGAAGAGGACAAAAAGAAAGAGGAATTGCGGCGGATGGATCATTGGGCCTGGAAATCGATGCAAAAACCAGTGCTTCCTCCGAAAAGTGATTGGGCTCGCAATGAGATTGATCGATTCATTGAGGCGAAGTTAAAGACAGAGAAACTCAATGCATCGAAGGAAGCGGATCGACGAACACTCATCCGTCGCTTGTATTTCGATTTGGTAGGTTTACCTCCGAAACCCGAGGAGATCGAAGCCTTTTTGAAAGATGGCGATCCTAGGGCTTACGAAAAACTGGTCGATAAACTGCTGGCCTCGCCTCAGTACGGCGAACGTTGGGCTCGGCACTGGCTGGATGTCGTTCATTTCGGTGAAACGCACGGCTACGATAAAGATAAACCGCGTCCCAATGCTTGGCCTTATCGCGATTATGTGATTCGGTCTTTGAATCAGGACAAGCCCTACGGCCGGTTCGTTCAGGAGCAAATAGCGGGCGATGTCCTTTTTCCCGGAACGGTAGATGGCATAGAAGCGCTCGGTTTCATTTCCGCGGGGCCGTGGGACTTCATCGGGCATGCTGAACTTCCCGAAGACAAGATCGATGGGAAGGTCGCTCGTCATCTGGATCGCGATGATATGGTCGCCAATACGATGAGTTCCTTCATGAGTCTCACGGTGCATTGTGCCCAGTGCCACAATCACAAATTCGATCCCATTTTGCAGGAAGATTACTATCGGCTACAAGCGGTTTTCGCGGCATTGGACCGGGCCGATCAGGCTTACGATGCCGATCCTCGCGTGGCTCGGCAGAGGTCGGAGCTTCAAAAACGTGAGGGAGAACTGGCACAGGAATTGAAAACCTGGAGCAACTTACTGCTTCAGAAAATTGGTAAGCCGCTTGCTGATCTGGATGCACGCCTGATTCAGGCTACGAAGGCAAACGGAAAAAGTCTTCGCCCGGAGTATGGTTATCACAGCCAACTGGCTTCCGAACCGTCATCAGTCAAATGGGTTCAGATCGATTTGAGAACTGTTGTCACACTCGATAGAGTGATTCTCTATCCGTGCTACGATGATTTCAACGGCATTGGTGCGGGTTTTGGGTTTCCAGTGCGGTTCCGGGTGGAGTTGGCGAACGAACCCGAGTTTAAAAATAAGCTGTTGATTGCCGATCAGACGGTATCCGATTTTCAGAATCCGGGCCTAAAGCCAGTCCGGCTTCCCGCCGGGAATAAAGCAGGTCGATATTTACGCATCACGGCCACCAAACTCGCCCTCCGACAAGGCGATTACAACTTCGCTCTGGCGGAAGTGGAAGCGGTTGATGCCTTGGGAAAAAACCTGGCTGCCAAAGCTCCCGTGACCGCCTTGGACAGCATTGAAGCCCCTACACGCTGGGCGAAAGCGAATCTTACCGATGGTATCTATCCGCCTTCCTCGGAAAGTGCTGTGGATTTGCGAGCCGAGCGGGAAAAATTGATTCGAGATAAAGCGGGCCAGGAGATACTGGAATCGGGGCAACTGATCGAAAAAAAGCAGGCAGCGATACGAATTCAAATAAAAGCTCTACCGCCACAACAGCGTGCGTACATCGGCTGTGTCTATTCCGGTTCGGGAACTTTTGTAGGAACGGGTGCCTCCGGTGGATTGCCACGTGCGATTCACATCCTCCCGCGCGGGGATGTCACTAAGCCGGGGAAAATCGTTGGAGCCGGGGCGATCTCGGCTTTTTCACTGTCTTCGTCTTTCGATCTTCCCCCTCAGAGCAATGAGAGCGACCGGCGAGCTGCTCTGGCCAAATGGTTGACGGATAAGGAAAATCCGCTAGTCTGGCGTTCTATCGCCAATCGGGTCTGGCAATACCACTTCGGAAAAGGCCTGGTCGATTCCCCGAACGATTTCGGCCGGATGGGACAAACTCCCACTCATCCCGAACTCCTCGATTATCTGGCGATCCAATTTCGCGACAACGGCCAGTCCATCAAAGAGCTACATCGCTTGATAGTTAACAGTGCCACCTATCGGCAGTCGTCCGAATCACGTCCCGAGTTTGAAAAACGGGATGCCGACAATCGTTACCTCTGGCGGCAGAATCGTCGTAAACTGGAGGCGGAGGCGATCCGCGACGCAATTCTTTTTGTGAGCGGTCAGCTGGATTTTTCCATGGGAGGCCCCAGTTTCCAGGACTTCGTGATTGAGAAACCGGAGCATTCGCCGCACTACGAATATCAGCTCTATGACCCGGAAGATCCGAAATCCCACCGTCGCTCGGTTTATCGCTTTGTGGTGCGTTCAAAATCGCAACCGTTTATGGCCGCGCTGGATTGTGCCGATCCTGCCCTATCGGTCGATAAAAGAAATCAGACGCTGTCGCCTCAGCAGGCCCTGGCGCTACTGAATAATCGCCTGAGTCTGGTCATGGCAAAGCATTTTGCCGATCGTATTGAAAAGCAGGGAGATACTTTCCCGAAAAGAATCGATGCCGCCTACCAGATGGCTTTCGGTCGGACTCCCACCGAAACGGAGCGCGTGGAACTGACCAAGTATGCCGAGAAATATGGTTTGGCCAACACCTGCCGCGTGATTTTGAACTTGAATGAATTCATTTTTGTCGACTGA
- a CDS encoding DUF1501 domain-containing protein codes for MNRRHFLQAFSSLPLACLLSREKLLAAPHHPAKAKRVVQLFMAGGASHIDLFDYKPELVKRHGQPSNFGEHVEAFQNGLGPWLKPLWDFKPYGKSGKLLSEVVSPLGAVADELAFVHNMVGKTGVHSQGTLLQTTGFNRPGFPGMGCWVSYGLGSLQDNLPTFVVLPDHRGLASNGTKNWDSAFLPAQHSGMSVYPGEKNPIEDLFPDEHLKYVTPDGDKEAIGLLSKLNREHASQHLGDERLEARIRSYELAAKMQLAAPEALDISKEPAHVMKLYGLDHGKTSFDKEINPLEETEYFSRKCLVARRLLERGVRFVQIWSGNDNGFPRRNWDSHEDVKRDHGPLAYGMAKGAAALIQDLKQRGLLEDTIVLWTTEFGRMPSSQGGKGRDHNPYCFTNWLCGGGIRGGVSHGPSDDFGYKPADRKHPTEVYDVHATVLHLLGIDHTKLTFRHNGIDRRLTDVHGQLIKPIMA; via the coding sequence ATGAATCGTCGACACTTTCTGCAAGCATTCAGTTCGCTTCCTCTGGCTTGCTTGCTCTCTCGGGAGAAACTGCTGGCCGCACCACACCATCCCGCCAAGGCGAAGCGAGTTGTACAACTATTCATGGCGGGTGGAGCGAGCCACATCGATCTATTCGACTACAAACCGGAACTCGTCAAGCGGCACGGCCAGCCTTCGAACTTCGGCGAGCATGTCGAGGCCTTTCAGAACGGGCTGGGACCCTGGCTAAAGCCGCTCTGGGATTTCAAACCTTATGGAAAAAGCGGCAAACTCCTTTCCGAAGTGGTTTCGCCGCTCGGTGCCGTCGCCGACGAACTGGCTTTCGTTCACAACATGGTGGGTAAGACCGGAGTGCACAGTCAGGGTACTCTGCTTCAAACGACGGGTTTCAACCGGCCGGGATTTCCGGGAATGGGTTGCTGGGTGAGCTATGGACTGGGAAGTCTCCAAGATAACTTGCCGACGTTTGTTGTATTGCCCGACCATCGCGGGCTAGCCTCGAATGGAACTAAAAACTGGGATAGCGCATTTCTGCCTGCCCAGCATTCGGGAATGTCGGTCTATCCGGGCGAGAAGAATCCTATCGAAGATCTTTTTCCAGATGAGCATCTGAAATATGTCACACCCGATGGGGACAAAGAAGCAATTGGACTATTGAGCAAATTGAATCGAGAGCACGCCAGCCAGCACCTCGGCGATGAACGATTGGAAGCTCGCATCCGAAGTTACGAACTGGCGGCCAAGATGCAACTCGCGGCTCCCGAAGCTCTGGATATCAGCAAGGAACCTGCCCATGTGATGAAACTCTACGGACTGGATCACGGGAAGACTTCCTTCGACAAGGAGATCAACCCTCTCGAAGAGACGGAGTATTTTTCCAGAAAATGTCTGGTCGCGCGCAGACTTCTCGAGAGAGGAGTCCGCTTCGTTCAAATCTGGAGTGGCAACGATAACGGTTTTCCTCGTCGTAACTGGGATAGCCACGAGGATGTGAAACGAGACCATGGCCCTCTGGCTTACGGCATGGCTAAAGGAGCCGCCGCGTTGATTCAGGATCTGAAGCAGCGAGGATTACTCGAGGATACAATCGTTCTCTGGACTACGGAGTTCGGACGAATGCCTTCGAGTCAGGGAGGTAAAGGTCGGGACCACAACCCCTACTGCTTTACGAACTGGCTTTGCGGTGGGGGAATCCGAGGGGGCGTCAGCCACGGACCAAGCGATGATTTCGGATACAAACCGGCCGATCGGAAGCACCCGACGGAAGTGTACGACGTCCATGCCACCG